GGTGGAAGGGGTAGGAGCACACAATGGCACATTCCAGGGGCGAGCAGGCTACCGAGCCCAGCTGCGAGAGACGGGAGAGACCCCCGAGGGCCGGGCATTAGGAACCCCGGAGCGCCCCCGGAGCTTTTCCCTGCAACGGAGCCAAAAACCGGGCTTCAGCCCACAGGGCAGGAGCCGCAAATCCTCTGGGAATGCCCGGCCCAGCCCTCACCAGGCAGATGCAGCTCAGGCAGGGATCCAGCGCTGACGGGAAGGTCTCGTTGTTGGAAAAGATCCTCCCCATGTAGGtacagcctgcagggagaggggctcaGGCGGTCCCCAGGCGGCTCAGAATCCCGGGATTCCGGGCACGccctcacctgcagagcagtCGGGGCAGCACTGCCCGGGAATGCGGATGGGATAAGGACACGTCTCCACACAATCCGTGTGCTGGCAGCTCACGGAGCCGTCTGCCTGCAGGCGGGAACACCCTGACAGACACCTCGGGATTCCCAAACCCTAcggatttgggggatttggggccTGACAGGCCACGGGCATCCTGagggtgggaatggagcaggagccgtgtgctggggcagggataGGGAAGAGGGAATGAAGCAGAGCAGGTTCTCATTCACCTGGCAGATGCATAACTCACAGGGATCGCCTGGAGACCAGATCTGTCCAACAGGAAACTCCACACCGTTGTCATCCAGGAAGCAACCTGGGTAGtatccctgttcccagctgtcCTGTAAAACCTACCCTTCCTGACCCTAGGGGTTCCCTATATTCCACCCTTCCTGTTCCTAGATATTCCCCATCTCCCACCCTTCCTATCATCAAGTATCCCCACATCCCACCTGTGTCCCCTACATCCCACCCTCCCTGTCTCCAGCTGTCCCCCCTCATCccaccctgcccttccccacatcccatcccaaatGTCCCAACATCCCACTCTCCCCATCCCCAAGTGTCCCCCACATCCTCTATCCCAGCTGTTCTTCCCATGCCATGCCATTCCTGTTTCCCCCAGCTTTTCCCCCtcatccctctccctgtccctgcctgccgATTCCCAGCTGTGTCACTCATCCCGACTCACcggcaggggctggagggtcCCGGCAggtggagcagcactgcccaggacCCAGCTGCCGCTGGTGCTGGGGACAATCCAGCATGGGACAGGGAGTGAAGGAACATTCCACctctcctccctggggacacgggAATGGGTCACCTGCTGTCCCTACCATCAGCCTCGAGTGAAGCTGGGATGCCCCAAATGAAGCTGGGATGCCCTCAGCAGGTGCTGGGAAGCACTGAAGTATCCCCGGGGATCCTCATCCCTGGGGACCTCCCAGCTTTGGGCATCCTGATCCCTGGGGACATCCAGGACCCACCTGGCAGACACAGGTGGTGCAGTCATCCCCATCCAGGCTGAACCGGGCTCCGTGCGCATATGTGCGTCCCCGGAAATCGCACTTTGCtgggaaaaaggggaaggagTGGCGCTGGAGAGCCaagcacagctcttccctcactctcagcccagcctgggtgTGCTCATGCCCCCAGACTAGGGGTCCTGGGATCACCTGGAttgcaggagcagcagtcagctggagaagggctggggcaggatcCTGGGGGACATtctggggagaggcaggagacatTCCCAGCCTGTGGAGGGGAACATGGGGCTGGGAAAGAGAACCCTGATTCCCCTTGGAGGGATGAGGGGAGGGTGTCACCAGCTCCAGAGCATCCCAATCCATGGTTGAGCCAGGATGCAGGATGAGGGTCCCCAGGGATAAGGGTCTCCAGTGCTAGGAGGTTCCCAGGGATGAGGGGGGATTCTCCTCTCCCAATCCAGCTCACCAAGCAGACGCAGACAGTGCAATTCCCATCAGATGGGGAGAAGACATCGCCCTCGGCCCTGGCCACCCCCTCGTGCAGGCACCCTGCAAGCCATGGGGGTCAGGGGCGTCCCCCTGGGAATTCAAGGGGGGCCATCCTGGGAACTGGGGGGATCGGGGTCAGGACTCACCCGTGCAGGTGGGGCAGCAACCCCCAGCCGGAGCAGGAAGCgggtgggagcagggaacagagcaGCTCACGGTGTCACAGAGGACTTGTCCCTCCTGCCAGGACATGGGGCGGCTCATCCCAGGTTGGGATGGTGCCATGGGAAAGGGTGGGAGTATGGGATGCTCACCTGGCAGGTGCAGCTttggcagcctggctctgtccagTGACTGCTGGGCTCCCGAGAGATTCCCCGGTGCCAACAATGACGGGATGGTGGGATGGAGGTGCCGGGGGCTCCCATGGCACGTGGGAATGGCTCAGGGGAtagggatggggaggagggaggaaactGGGtaccaggagctgccacagggaggtggggagagggggagccCCTTGGAAGCAGGTGGGagccaggaggaagcaggaCAAGGGTGGGTGGATGCTGCAGGGATTGCAGGATTGGTGACGGGGCCAGGATAGATTTGGGATACCCTAGGAAGGAAATCAGGAACGTGGAGACATCACTTGGGGCCggcagggaggtgggagcatcccactctgctcctccagcccagggaaggacATGGATACCTTCACAAGACACCCTGTCTGCGCTGAGCCGGTATCCAGGGCGGCAGGAGCAGCGGAAGCTGCCGGGAATGTtgtggcagctgtgctggcaggagcgGCGCGTGCCAGGCCACCGGCACTCGTCCACATCTGTGCAATAAGGGAAtgtggcaggaggtgctgcacCCTGGGATGTGGCCGAGGAAAGAGCCCGGAGTACCAGGATGTGCCCTCAGCATGGCACACACAGGGATGAGGATGAGGTGGCAGCACTGTGGTCATGGGCTGGCGGACACCTCCATCCCTTGGGATTTGTGGCATGATGAGGGAAGGGGGTCTGGCACAGTGCCCACAGGCTCATGGCCACCTTCATACCTTGGGATTCATGGCATGATGAGGGAAGGGGGTCTGGCACAGTGCCCACAGGCTCATGGCCACCTTCATACCTTGGGATTCATGGCGTGGAGAGGGATAAGGGTTAACCATACATGCAGAGGCTCAGTGACCACCTCCATCGCTTGGGATTCATGGcatggagagggaagggggtgTGGCGCAGTGCTCAGGGTCTCAGAGCCACCTCCATCCCCTGGGAGTGATGGGAAGAGCCCCATCCCGGTGCTCACCCACGCAGGAATGCCGATTCCCATGGAGGTGGTATCCGGGCCGGCAGGAGCAGCGGTAGCTGCCCACGCTGTTCTCGCAGCGGTGCTGGCACGGCGTGGCCTGGCATTCATCTGTGTCTGGGGGTTGGGATGAGGGTCAGGATGTCAGGATCCCTTGGGAGCCCCAGCCACCCCCTTGGGAGCCCCAGCCACCCCCCTGGGACCCCACGCACCCTGGCAGCTGCGGCGGTCAGCAGAGAGCTCCCGGCCAGCTCCGCACTCGCAGGCAAAGCCTCCCTCCGTGTTCACACATGTCCCCTCACAGGCTGCGCTCTGGCACTCATCAATGTCTAGGGACACACAGGGAATGGTCAGATTTGGGGTGTGGCACCACAGGGATGCCCACTTCCATCAGGATGTTGCACTTCCACTCACCATACCAATCAGGATATACCACTCCCACTCACCGGTGCAGCGGACACCGTTGGCCGTCTCGGCCATGGAGAAGCCAACGGGACACACGCGGGCGACCTCCTGGCAGCCGCCGTGGTTACAGGACAGGTCACAACCATACTCCCCGCAAGTCCCTGGTGGCTCTGGAACACGGACATGGCATCCATGGGGTACTCCAGGACCACTCGCTTCCTATGCCACTCTATGGatcccccagggatggggacagtgccacGGAGAGGTGACAGGTCACCTCTGTCTGCTGGGATTTGTGGCATGGAGAGGGAAGAGGGTTGGGCATGGTGCCCATGGGATTGTGGCCATCTCCATCCCTTGGGATTCATGGTGTGGAGAGGGAAGGGCATCTGGCATAGCCACTTCTCTCAGTACCTGGGCAGGtgattccctgctctccatctggGCACATGCAAAGGTTGGGAGCGATGCAGGAACCACCACCGCAGCCAAAGGAGCAGAGTGctgtgggaatgggaacaggagctctgggaatgggaacaggacCCCCACAAGCCCCCCAGACCCCTGTACTCACGCAGGGTGCACTTCCCGCTGCCCGGAGACAGCATCCAGCCAGGACAACATCCGCTGCCGGAGCCTGGGAAGCAGACGTGGGGCCCCACGCGGCGCCTATGGGACACCAGAGCCTGAGGCCACCCTATCCCGAGCCCCCTGCATGGAGCAAAGGTCCCAGGAATGTGAGGACAGGAGGACAACTAGAGCGGTCAGGATGTGCCCATGTACCGGGAAGCAGAGCATGGCACGGATCAGAGGAAGGTAGGATAAGGTGGGACAGAGAGGCGACAACCACTTCCCAGCCATCCTGAACATCCCAGCACGTGGTGATGGGAGAAGCGCCCCCCCCGGCTGGACAGGGATACGGGGAGCAAGACAGGGATGTGGGGAGAAGGACAGGGATGAGGGGAGAAGGACAGGGATGAGGGGAGAAGTGTCATGCTCCCCCGTACCCGGGAAGAGGGAGGGAATTGTGGGGTGCCAGCCCCTCCGACTGGGACCCCTCCGGCCAAGCCCTTCTGCAGCCGGAGGCAGGGATAGCCGGAGCTCGGCAGGCTGCCCATCCCAGGTGTAGctggaagagggagaaggaaaaggggagaatCCAGCTACCTCTCCACGGCAAAGCTGGCCGGCTTCTTCCTCGCGGGATACACCCTGCCCTGGCCGCTGGAGAGGAACAGGGACACACAGGCAGCCTGGAAGAGCAGCTCCACCAACATGACAGGCGGCTCCAGCACGTCCCGGCGCCCGCCTTCCCGCCTGCCTTCCCGCTGGCCCTtggccctgctcctcctcctcccgccgAGCCGGGAACAATGCGGGATTGGAGGGGGGCGAGAGCGGGGGGGGTcgccagcagcacccacccaccccccccaaacccagacGGAGGGCCTGAGGTCACCCCAAGGTTGTCCCGTTCAACTGGGGCGAGTGGTGGCATCCCGGCcattcctgccctggctgcGCGTCGGGGAACGGGGTCCCCCCCAGGTTTGGGAAGCAGCGGGAAAGGCGTCCccccttctctcctttcccacaTCTGGCAAAGATCCGGCATGgcctctccccacccctcctcctcctgctccttctcctggaGGCGCTGGGCcgccttcccagccctgcacggGGACCCACGCGGCGGAGAAAGGGCCCAAGTGGAGACGGGATGGTGGGATGCATCCAGGAGGGAAAGGGATGTAGCAGGACACCCCACTCTGGTGACCCCCACATTCCCCCCAGCCCCGTGCCCCCATCCCAGGGCAGAGAATGAAGCAAAGGTTGGAGGCAGGTAAATGATTGATCCCATGGAGCAAAAGGCGCTGCTGCCTCCAAAATTCCCAATCCAGCAGGGATTTCTCCCCACCAAATCCTGCCCAAGGGTTGGGATCACCCAGGAAAGACAAAGCTCCCTTCCAAATAAAAACCATGGTGGCGGGGCTGGGGGAGTGGTCACACTGTTTTTTAGGAACCCAATGCAGCCATGAGAAGCTCCTGTCCTATGGGAATGTGATCCCAAATcgctgggaagcagctccagtggcaGTGGATAAACAGTGATCCAGCCCTAGCCAGCAGCAGTTTTATCCCAAAAAAAGCAGGGTGCCAACACTGCATTGGCACCACCACCCCCGGTtttggtggggaaaaaagagcgCTGCCAGTACCTGGGCTGTGCCACTCCCTGGGCCTCCCAAAATttgggaacaggctgctccaggcaggtaAACAGAGCCCGAGgtaataaaagcagcagcacagagtcCAAGgtcactccctgctcccccagctctcAGAAGAGATGTCCAAATATAGCCTTGTCCCTGTGGCCTCCTCTGAAAATACGGGATGGAAGCGGGAGCCAGGGATGATTCCAGCACAAGCTGTCTCTGGGAGGGAAGGATTTGGGAAAAACCCGCAGGGAATGGGACTTGGGGAGCATTTAACCAGGGGCTACAGGGGAGAtccaggctggggagagcaTGGTAAGATCCAGGATAACCCCCAAATTCCATGAGAGATGTGAAGGAGGTGGGAGACCATGAGAACTATTAATGATAGccagaggctggaaaatccaGCTTTCCCAAAAAATTCCATTACAATCTGCCTCTCAAGGCACTCACAGTGTCACTGGCAACCAGGCAAGGAACTAAAATTTCCTACAAATCCaagaaaagccagaaaaatgcACCTGGAAAACAGGtgtccccaaaatcccagagctGAGGACACAGATATCATCATTCCTCAGGACAAAGATCTTTCCTCTTGGACTACTTTATTTGGTAAAACTCCAAAATCAGCAACAGCTTAAACTTCCCAGAACTTCCCTCCCTGAGCAAGGCATGGATCCTATGGAGAGTtatcctgctcagctccagcctcgGCTGCTCCTCCAACTTTGATTCCTCTTCCAAAAAAACACaaggaatcaaaaaaaaaaaaaaaaaaaccaggatcaaaagtgaaacaaaaagccaaaaaagtaataaaatatctAAGGacaccagggaaaagggaatcGAGGCAAGGGCATCAGATCCCAGTGGATCACCCAAGGAAAGGGAAAGTTCTGGGCCCAGCCAATTCTGCAGAATCCATAAATCCCAGCAGGAGATGACTGACACCTCCCCAAATTCCTAACAAGCTGCTTCCCCTGTGAGATTCCGTCCCcctccagccactgctgccagtgTTGGGCACAGGTGGGGAAGGATTCCCTTGCTCCATGTGGAGGGTAGGGGTAGGGAACAATCCCGAGTCCTGCTAATGGATCCGGGTCAGCTCCTCTACGATCTTGATCAGGTCATCCACGGTGGCTTCCCTCTTCATCCCACTTCCATCATCAATCTGCATAGGGAGGAAAAGGCATTGGAGACATTGGCAGATGCCAAAAAACATTCCCAAATCATTCAGGAAGGTGTGGCTTTAGCActtcccagagaggctgtggcttccccatctctggaagtgttctaggccaggttggacaaggcttggagcaactttgtctagtgggaggtgtctttaggtcccttccaacccaaaccatttcatAACTCTACAATTCCATGATTTATTGAGCCTGGATTCCTGAGCAAGATCCTTGATGGATCCAAGGCCACATTCCCAAGCTCACCTGCAGGTTTGCCACCACTTCCTGCATCTTGGGCCTGCTGATGTCCAGGAAACTTTCGATCAAATCTCCATCAATAAATCCTGTGGCTGGTTCCGTCTTCCGTTCGGTGTGGAACGATCTCCAGGTGCCACTGTCAAGGAGCCAAATCCACAGGGAATAACACCAGCCCTGGACATGGTTAAT
This sequence is a window from Serinus canaria isolate serCan28SL12 chromosome 5, serCan2020, whole genome shotgun sequence. Protein-coding genes within it:
- the VWCE gene encoding von Willebrand factor C and EGF domain-containing protein, which encodes MLVELLFQAACVSLFLSSGQGRVYPARKKPASFAVERRRVGPHVCFPGSGSGCCPGWMLSPGSGKCTLHGEQGITCPEPPGTCGEYGCDLSCNHGGCQEVARVCPVGFSMAETANGVRCTDIDECQSAACEGTCVNTEGGFACECGAGRELSADRRSCQDTDECQATPCQHRCENSVGSYRCSCRPGYHLHGNRHSCVGMKVAMSLWALCQTPFPHHAMNPKGAAPPATFPYCTDVDECRWPGTRRSCQHSCHNIPGSFRCSCRPGYRLSADRVSCEGYPKSILAPSPILQSLQHPPTLVLLPPGSHLLPRGSPSPHLPVAAPGTQFPPSSPSLSPEPFPRAMGAPGTSIPPSRHCWHRGISREPSSHWTEPGCQSCTCQEGQVLCDTVSCSVPCSHPLPAPAGGCCPTCTGCLHEGVARAEGDVFSPSDGNCTVCVCLAGNVSCLSPECPPGSCPSPSPADCCSCNPAKCDFRGRTYAHGARFSLDGDDCTTCVCQGGEVECSFTPCPMLDCPQHQRQLGPGQCCSTCRDPPAPAGCFLDDNGVEFPVGQIWSPGDPCELCICQADGSVSCQHTDCVETCPYPIRIPGQCCPDCSAGCTYMGRIFSNNETFPSALDPCLSCICLLGSVACSPLECAIVCSYPFHPEGRCCPVCEDCNYQGRKVENGQSFIPEGQPCTRCTCQLGEVSCEERPCPHSCSEPRTLPMGCCPSCPATDIRLLLQGSDLSPSSSQSSSQSPSSPPSSSQSPVPKDSPPGTPQHRRYRLAQLLLPTTLPLGPSPGIWGAGMPPPTTPSPSGYPLAPTAPPDPLYEATAPPYPMGSPEVQGSPRNEDPSAEPLDSPKFQVPGVPGTP